In Phormidium yuhuli AB48, one genomic interval encodes:
- a CDS encoding SWIM zinc finger family protein, translating to MAQQSKTWWGQKFIQALESFCDPNRLKRGRSYANSRKIINFEKNKGEILARVRGSVNPYFGVYKEPLYKTEVKIAPIPKKDWTKIIQKLSTNAGFVSRLLLNEIPENIEDCFEEAGYNFLPRSSRDFQTDCTCPDWSNPCKHIAGVCYRLAEELDHDPFLLFELRGLSREALQKELKKTPLGKALASGLVEDRIEPEPVASYYTVPESQAVPDSLSLKEFWLGSKRIPEAPPSRGGASVSGIVVKKQGDNPEFWDGDRSFLETMDDIYERVRTKYKNVL from the coding sequence ATGGCTCAACAAAGCAAAACTTGGTGGGGACAAAAATTTATTCAGGCGCTGGAATCGTTCTGTGACCCCAACCGGTTAAAACGAGGTCGCTCCTATGCCAATTCTCGGAAGATTATTAACTTCGAGAAAAACAAAGGCGAAATTCTCGCTCGCGTTCGGGGGTCTGTCAACCCTTATTTTGGAGTGTATAAGGAACCTCTCTATAAAACAGAGGTTAAGATTGCCCCGATTCCCAAAAAAGACTGGACAAAAATCATCCAGAAACTCTCAACCAACGCCGGTTTTGTTTCTCGGTTACTCTTGAATGAAATCCCAGAAAACATCGAGGACTGCTTTGAGGAAGCAGGATATAATTTTCTTCCCCGCAGTTCCCGGGACTTCCAAACCGATTGTACCTGTCCTGATTGGTCAAATCCCTGTAAACATATTGCTGGGGTCTGTTATCGCTTAGCCGAGGAACTTGACCACGACCCATTTTTACTTTTTGAACTGCGAGGCTTAAGCCGGGAAGCCTTGCAGAAGGAACTTAAGAAAACTCCCTTGGGGAAGGCCTTAGCCAGTGGCTTAGTGGAGGACAGGATTGAACCGGAACCGGTGGCGAGTTATTATACCGTTCCTGAGAGCCAAGCTGTTCCTGATTCCCTTAGTTTAAAAGAATTTTGGCTCGGGTCTAAGCGAATTCCCGAGGCTCCTCCCAGTCGAGGGGGTGCATCCGTCTCGGGAATTGTGGTTAAGAAACAGGGAGATAATCCAGAATTTTGGGATGGCGATCGCTCCTTCTTAGAAACCATGGACGACATCTATGAACGGGTCCGGACTAAGTATAAAAATGTCCTCTAA
- a CDS encoding DEAD/DEAH box helicase has translation MTQVLHGTWIPEKKDGFVQRGAFYIWIECQDKLNKQKDPGVHPFHLPAQGLGEFIHDDLGIRDAPSQISYRLNPQYFLLPTRDEQPLLSWELATYLEAESEQAFEWQFWQILCYRLETITKITSSLTTEVCSAIATLNDLHFFCLHNSEDFQLGADLLFWYHYSQAFRDVILKDQYIPSFKYHITQPKSRKKRKPFAIYAGWEIVSPHYESLIETYAPAMPLACASGWPTPPKRPEFHESQTLLRHFSECVVTELASRFQTTQQLDKQLSQTVLYPCVTPSKLTDPLEPSEAFLETYETWQAWRNKIQGSYQGLPFNLYLQLISPEDPDDPWPLNFLVSPKADPSLRVALADYWQGDSSQQQVLRQQLGDSFEADLLLNLGYAARMYPKLWQGLETPEPVGVNLTSQEAWEFLHETAWVLEDADYKVLLPAWWTPSGRRRAKLRLKASSGSTSAGSNSGKSYLNAEQLVSYQYELAIGDEPISREEWQKLVQAKQPLIQFRGEWVELDLAQMEKTLKFWDEQGKQEQSMTLMELFQRQAEADETLEVERDATLEQMLQQLTDKTSMTPVEELAGFEGTLRDYQKRGVAWLSFLEQVGLNGCLADDMGLGKTVQVIARLVQERQENTPVQPTLLIAPTSVLGNWQKEVNRFAPQLRSQVHHGANRVQEPKAFKQAAADVDVFITSYTLVRKDAKLFNGVNWQRIVLDEAQNIKNPKTAQTKAILKLKAQHRMALTGTPVENRLMDLWSIFNFLNPGYLGKQNQFRKSFEVPIQRDGSLRQATTLRKLVEPFILRRLKTDKSIIKDLPDKLEQKVYCNLTKEQASLYQAVVEEVEASLEESEGIKRKGLILSTLTRLKQICNHPRQFLQDESEFSPGRSHKLSRLLEMVDEVIAEGESLLIFTQFGEIGDAMEQYLRHHCRYPTYYIHGATSRQGRDRMIQEFQNPETPPSIFILSLKAGGVGITLTKANHVFHFDRWWNPAVENQATDRAFRIGQEKNVFVHKFVTLGSLEERIDQMIEDKQKLAESVVGADESWLTELDNDTFKDLIALNRNAVL, from the coding sequence ATGACACAGGTCTTACATGGCACCTGGATTCCTGAAAAAAAGGACGGTTTCGTTCAACGCGGAGCCTTTTACATCTGGATTGAATGCCAAGACAAACTCAATAAGCAAAAGGACCCCGGCGTTCATCCCTTCCACCTCCCGGCTCAAGGTTTGGGGGAATTTATCCATGACGACCTGGGCATTCGGGATGCCCCGAGCCAGATTAGTTATCGCCTGAACCCTCAATACTTTTTACTCCCCACGCGCGATGAGCAACCCCTTCTTTCTTGGGAATTAGCCACCTATTTAGAAGCGGAATCCGAGCAAGCCTTTGAGTGGCAATTTTGGCAAATTCTCTGCTACCGCCTCGAAACCATTACTAAAATAACCTCCTCTCTGACCACAGAAGTTTGTAGTGCGATCGCCACCCTCAACGACCTCCATTTCTTCTGCCTGCACAACAGCGAGGACTTTCAACTGGGAGCCGACTTACTCTTTTGGTATCACTACAGCCAAGCCTTCCGAGACGTTATTCTAAAAGACCAATATATCCCCAGTTTTAAATATCACATTACCCAGCCCAAAAGCCGCAAAAAACGGAAACCCTTTGCCATTTATGCGGGGTGGGAAATTGTCTCGCCCCACTATGAAAGCCTCATCGAGACCTATGCCCCGGCCATGCCCTTAGCCTGTGCCTCGGGCTGGCCAACTCCCCCCAAACGTCCAGAATTTCACGAGTCCCAAACCCTCTTACGCCATTTCAGCGAATGTGTGGTGACCGAGCTGGCCAGTCGCTTTCAGACCACACAGCAACTGGATAAGCAGCTCTCACAAACCGTCTTATACCCCTGTGTCACCCCCAGTAAACTCACAGACCCTCTTGAGCCATCGGAAGCCTTTTTAGAAACCTATGAAACCTGGCAAGCTTGGCGCAACAAAATCCAGGGTAGCTATCAAGGCTTGCCATTTAATCTTTACCTTCAACTCATCTCCCCCGAAGACCCAGATGACCCTTGGCCGCTCAATTTTTTAGTCTCCCCCAAAGCCGACCCCTCCCTGCGGGTGGCCTTAGCCGACTATTGGCAAGGGGATTCCTCCCAGCAACAGGTTCTTCGCCAGCAACTAGGGGATAGCTTCGAGGCAGATTTATTACTCAACTTAGGCTATGCCGCGCGGATGTATCCGAAACTTTGGCAAGGCTTAGAAACCCCAGAACCCGTTGGTGTGAACCTGACGAGTCAGGAGGCCTGGGAATTTTTACATGAAACCGCCTGGGTGTTGGAAGATGCCGACTACAAAGTCTTGCTTCCCGCCTGGTGGACACCTTCGGGACGGCGACGGGCCAAACTGCGCCTCAAAGCCTCTAGTGGCAGTACATCTGCCGGCAGTAATAGCGGCAAAAGCTATCTCAACGCCGAGCAACTGGTGAGTTATCAGTATGAGTTAGCCATTGGCGATGAACCCATCAGTCGAGAGGAATGGCAAAAACTGGTCCAGGCCAAACAACCCCTGATTCAGTTCCGTGGCGAGTGGGTGGAACTGGACTTGGCACAAATGGAGAAAACCCTGAAGTTTTGGGATGAACAGGGGAAACAGGAGCAATCCATGACCTTAATGGAGTTGTTTCAACGCCAAGCTGAAGCCGACGAGACCTTGGAGGTGGAACGGGATGCCACCCTAGAACAGATGTTACAGCAACTCACCGACAAAACCTCGATGACACCTGTGGAGGAGTTAGCAGGGTTTGAGGGAACCTTGAGAGACTATCAGAAGCGAGGGGTGGCTTGGTTGAGTTTCCTAGAACAAGTGGGACTCAATGGCTGTTTAGCCGATGATATGGGGTTAGGGAAGACGGTTCAGGTGATTGCGCGGTTGGTTCAGGAACGGCAAGAGAACACCCCAGTGCAGCCGACGCTCTTGATTGCACCCACCTCGGTGTTGGGGAATTGGCAGAAAGAAGTGAACCGATTTGCTCCCCAACTGCGGAGTCAGGTGCATCATGGGGCCAATCGGGTTCAGGAGCCTAAGGCGTTTAAGCAGGCGGCGGCGGATGTGGATGTGTTCATTACCTCCTATACCCTGGTGCGCAAGGATGCCAAGCTATTTAATGGGGTCAATTGGCAGCGTATTGTCTTAGATGAAGCCCAAAATATCAAGAATCCGAAGACGGCTCAAACGAAGGCCATTTTGAAGCTTAAGGCGCAACATCGAATGGCGTTGACGGGAACTCCGGTGGAAAACCGTCTGATGGATTTATGGTCGATTTTTAATTTCCTCAATCCTGGTTATTTAGGGAAACAAAATCAGTTTCGTAAGTCGTTTGAGGTGCCGATTCAACGGGATGGGAGTCTGCGGCAAGCCACGACCTTGAGGAAGTTGGTGGAACCGTTTATTTTGCGCCGGCTGAAAACGGACAAGTCGATTATTAAGGATTTGCCGGATAAACTGGAGCAGAAAGTCTACTGTAATTTGACCAAGGAACAGGCATCGTTATATCAGGCGGTTGTGGAAGAGGTGGAAGCTAGTTTAGAGGAAAGTGAGGGGATTAAACGTAAGGGATTGATTTTATCAACCTTGACCCGGCTCAAACAGATTTGTAATCATCCTCGGCAATTTTTGCAAGATGAGAGTGAGTTTAGTCCGGGGCGATCGCACAAACTCTCTCGTTTACTTGAGATGGTGGATGAAGTGATTGCTGAAGGGGAGAGTTTACTGATTTTTACCCAGTTTGGTGAGATTGGTGATGCCATGGAACAGTATTTGCGTCATCACTGTCGCTATCCCACCTATTATATCCATGGGGCTACCAGTCGCCAGGGGCGCGATCGCATGATTCAAGAGTTCCAAAATCCCGAGACGCCTCCCTCGATTTTCATTCTCTCGTTAAAAGCGGGGGGGGTGGGAATCACCCTAACCAAAGCCAATCATGTGTTTCACTTTGACCGCTGGTGGAACCCCGCCGTAGAAAACCAAGCTACCGACCGCGCCTTTCGGATTGGTCAAGAGAAAAATGTCTTTGTCCATAAATTTGTGACCCTCGGCTCATTAGAGGAACGCATCGACCAAATGATTGAGGATAAACAGAAGTTAGCCGAATCCGTTGTGGGGGCGGATGAGTCCTGGCTCACGGAATTAGACAACGACACCTTCAAAGACCTAATTGCCCTGAATCGAAATGCCGTGTTGTAG
- a CDS encoding response regulator transcription factor: MPRILVIDDDPAISELVAINLEMAGYEVSQAEDGVKAQALAMQLVPDLIVLDLMLPRVDGFTVCQRLRRDDRTADVPILMLTALGQTQEKVEGFNAGADDYMTKPFEIEEMLARVRALLRRTDRIPQAAKHTEILNYGSLTLVPERFEAIWFNKTVKLTHLEFELLHCLLQRHGQTVSPSDILKEVWGYDPNDDIETIRVHIRHLRTKLEPDPRHPKYIKTVYGAGYCLELPGNEYTEEGVSEVSSESKG, from the coding sequence ATGCCCCGGATACTCGTCATTGACGATGACCCCGCAATTTCTGAACTGGTTGCCATCAACCTAGAAATGGCTGGGTATGAAGTGAGCCAAGCTGAAGACGGTGTCAAAGCTCAAGCCTTGGCAATGCAGCTAGTGCCTGATCTGATTGTTTTGGATTTGATGCTGCCGAGGGTAGATGGGTTTACCGTCTGTCAGCGGTTACGTCGCGATGATCGAACAGCGGATGTTCCGATCCTCATGCTCACCGCGTTGGGGCAAACCCAGGAGAAAGTCGAAGGGTTTAATGCCGGCGCCGACGACTACATGACCAAACCCTTTGAGATTGAGGAGATGCTGGCGCGGGTTCGGGCCCTGTTGCGACGGACAGATCGCATCCCCCAAGCGGCCAAGCATACAGAAATCCTCAATTACGGCTCATTAACCCTGGTTCCTGAGCGGTTTGAGGCGATTTGGTTCAATAAAACCGTTAAGCTCACCCATCTGGAGTTTGAACTCCTCCATTGTCTGTTGCAACGTCACGGACAGACGGTGTCTCCCAGCGATATCCTCAAGGAAGTGTGGGGCTATGATCCCAACGATGATATTGAGACGATTCGGGTGCATATTCGCCATTTACGCACCAAATTAGAGCCAGATCCTCGCCATCCTAAGTATATTAAGACGGTCTATGGAGCTGGCTATTGTTTGGAGTTGCCTGGCAATGAATATACCGAGGAGGGAGTATCAGAAGTTTCCTCGGAATCGAAAGGTTAG
- the recF gene encoding DNA replication/repair protein RecF (All proteins in this family for which functions are known are DNA-binding proteins that assist the filamentation of RecA onto DNA for the initiation of recombination or recombinational repair.): MYLKSLNLQAFRNYTAQTVHLTAPKTILVGNNAQGKSNLLESVALLSTLKSQRASSDRELVQNEAAMGQIRGDLERITGEIELEIRLRRSGRRTVLVDRQACRRQVDFLGLLNVVEFSSLDLDLVRGSPDDRRRWLDGLVIQLEPLYAHLLKDYSQILRHRNALLKQYRGRSQASDEAMRSVLDIQLATAGARVMRRRWRAIQRIAPLAQRWHQEISGQTEYLSVDYAPQVRDIPDFNDAEAVRQAVLHQLRDRHPAERHQGTTLTGPHRDEVMLSINQTPARRYGSQGQQRTLVLALKLSELQLIEAVVGEPPVLLLDDVLAELDLQRQNQLLETIEDRFQTLISTTHLGAFDAQWLKSSQVLRVCSGKIETPETVHPTLGAS; this comes from the coding sequence GTGTATTTGAAGTCCCTGAATCTGCAAGCCTTCCGCAACTATACGGCGCAAACGGTACACCTGACAGCACCGAAAACGATTCTGGTGGGGAATAACGCTCAGGGAAAGTCCAATCTCTTGGAAAGTGTGGCCCTGCTATCGACGCTGAAAAGTCAACGGGCCAGCAGCGATCGCGAGTTGGTGCAAAATGAGGCGGCCATGGGACAAATTCGCGGCGACTTGGAACGCATCACCGGGGAGATTGAGTTAGAAATCCGCCTGCGGCGATCGGGCCGACGCACGGTGTTAGTTGATCGCCAGGCCTGTCGTCGTCAAGTGGATTTCCTCGGCTTACTCAATGTGGTGGAGTTTTCCAGCCTCGATTTAGACTTAGTGCGCGGTTCCCCAGACGATCGCCGCCGCTGGCTCGATGGGTTAGTGATCCAACTCGAACCCCTCTACGCCCATCTCCTCAAGGACTATAGCCAGATTCTACGTCACCGCAACGCCCTACTCAAACAGTATCGTGGTCGCTCCCAGGCGAGCGATGAGGCCATGCGTTCTGTCTTAGATATACAACTGGCGACAGCGGGGGCCCGAGTCATGCGACGACGTTGGCGCGCCATCCAGCGCATTGCCCCCCTGGCCCAACGGTGGCATCAAGAGATTAGCGGCCAAACCGAGTATTTATCCGTTGATTACGCTCCCCAAGTGCGAGATATCCCCGATTTCAACGATGCCGAGGCCGTGCGTCAGGCCGTTTTACACCAACTGCGCGATCGCCACCCCGCCGAACGCCACCAAGGAACCACCCTCACCGGCCCCCACCGAGATGAGGTGATGCTCTCGATTAACCAAACCCCGGCCCGACGCTATGGTTCCCAAGGCCAACAGCGGACGCTGGTGTTAGCCTTGAAACTCTCAGAACTACAACTCATCGAGGCGGTGGTGGGAGAACCCCCGGTGTTACTCCTCGACGATGTTTTAGCCGAGTTAGACTTGCAACGACAAAATCAACTCCTGGAAACCATTGAAGATCGCTTCCAAACCCTCATCTCTACCACCCACCTGGGAGCCTTTGATGCTCAGTGGCTCAAGAGTTCCCAAGTGTTGCGGGTTTGTAGCGGCAAAATCGAAACCCCAGAGACGGTTCACCCTACCCTGGGAGCCTCCTGA
- a CDS encoding glycosyltransferase, with the protein MSSPLVSLITPCYNDKRYIRQALESVQQSKYSNIEHFVIDDGSTDGTDEYLDELRSQFSFYFIKSAKHIGVAAARNLAISLSKGKYILPLDSDNYFAPGYIETLVNQAEQLPEKYCPLYPTMVLFGEVNTTIPAQPWSVDKLLKAPFIHVNSLFPRKAFDAVKGFDPNLPLFEDYDLFIAMALKGFVGYPVPEARLHYRIRQDGLADHFNQRGGETQTQRCRRYIFRKRQGELEHLKLDNHPQVSIHLQGTRRQRPNETLNTRLLHLIPPDAMRVIEIGCQTGEMGEAYKRINPHGTYLGIDENSEHLATAKSRLDQVFQSSLSQIANLAIAPGSIDCVLISLNLAQVTEPVKLLQTLRLWLNPNGQVICAVPNPYYWQAILGLLQGQHQDTLDVNDVQKIFTAANLQLFEMERYGDGTEESAAFQKQLKPVLDAYKIPLNGYEKRSKTEAYLVRAWKGEQPLKRLFVQTVLISTMASDQVRVYQPDRCIRTIPGVRTDAGLYNVRLDAALPGEEKVFIWQRSRLTKADAIQKQRQLIDAGYLIVVEMDDDPRFWQEHIDTDFITYRSCHCIQTSTEPLAQFLRQFNPYVKIFPNQLPELPPAREYRQDGRMTVFFGALNRERDWQPLVDRINRVLKPLGDRVQVQVVHDQKFFQALETPHKHFEPTCSYHRYHELLRQADLALLPLNYTEFNSMKSDLKFIECSGQGVAVLASPTVYAASVQDGQTGVIYETLEQFEERFRRLVTDTPWRRQLAQNAYDWVRDHRLLSLHYRERVTWYWEMRSRLPELNEALRQRVPEIFP; encoded by the coding sequence ATGTCTTCTCCCCTCGTCAGTCTCATTACCCCCTGCTATAACGATAAACGCTATATTCGTCAGGCGTTGGAGTCAGTCCAACAGTCTAAGTATTCTAATATCGAACATTTCGTCATTGATGATGGCTCAACCGATGGCACGGATGAGTATTTAGACGAGTTGCGATCGCAGTTTTCGTTCTATTTCATCAAATCTGCTAAACATATCGGAGTTGCCGCCGCCCGCAACTTGGCAATTTCGTTATCCAAAGGTAAATATATTTTACCCCTCGACTCTGATAATTATTTCGCGCCAGGCTACATTGAAACCTTAGTCAATCAAGCTGAGCAGCTCCCCGAAAAATATTGTCCACTCTATCCAACCATGGTGCTCTTTGGAGAGGTGAATACTACCATTCCGGCTCAACCCTGGTCTGTCGATAAACTCCTCAAAGCACCCTTTATTCACGTCAACTCCCTATTTCCCCGCAAAGCCTTTGACGCGGTGAAAGGCTTTGACCCCAATCTGCCCTTGTTTGAGGATTATGACCTGTTTATTGCCATGGCATTAAAGGGATTTGTGGGTTACCCTGTGCCGGAGGCGAGGTTACATTATCGGATTCGTCAGGATGGCTTAGCTGACCATTTTAATCAGCGAGGTGGGGAAACCCAAACTCAGCGATGTCGCCGCTATATTTTTCGGAAGCGTCAAGGGGAGTTGGAACACCTTAAACTCGATAACCATCCCCAAGTCTCGATTCACCTCCAAGGAACCCGTCGCCAACGTCCTAATGAAACCCTGAATACTCGTCTTTTACATCTGATTCCCCCCGATGCAATGCGGGTTATTGAGATAGGGTGTCAGACGGGGGAGATGGGGGAGGCGTATAAACGCATTAACCCTCATGGAACCTATCTGGGGATTGATGAGAATTCAGAACACCTGGCAACGGCTAAATCTCGCCTCGATCAGGTGTTTCAGAGTTCCCTGTCTCAGATTGCCAATTTGGCGATCGCCCCCGGTTCCATCGATTGTGTGTTAATTTCTCTGAATTTAGCCCAAGTGACGGAACCGGTGAAATTGTTACAAACCTTGCGTCTTTGGCTAAATCCCAATGGACAGGTTATCTGTGCCGTTCCCAACCCCTACTATTGGCAAGCCATTCTTGGGCTATTGCAAGGGCAACATCAGGATACATTGGATGTTAACGATGTCCAAAAAATCTTCACAGCAGCCAACTTGCAACTCTTTGAAATGGAGCGATATGGAGATGGTACTGAGGAATCTGCGGCGTTTCAAAAGCAATTAAAACCTGTTTTAGATGCCTATAAAATCCCTCTAAACGGCTATGAAAAACGGAGCAAGACAGAAGCTTATTTAGTGCGAGCCTGGAAAGGAGAACAACCACTCAAACGACTGTTTGTGCAGACGGTGCTGATTTCGACGATGGCCTCGGATCAGGTGCGAGTGTATCAACCCGATCGCTGTATTCGGACGATTCCTGGGGTGCGTACCGATGCCGGACTCTATAATGTGCGCTTGGATGCGGCATTACCGGGGGAAGAAAAGGTCTTTATCTGGCAGCGATCGCGTTTGACGAAAGCCGATGCGATTCAAAAACAACGGCAACTGATTGATGCCGGATATCTCATTGTCGTCGAAATGGATGATGATCCACGGTTCTGGCAAGAGCATATTGATACAGACTTTATTACCTATCGCAGTTGTCACTGTATCCAAACCTCCACCGAACCCCTGGCTCAGTTTCTGCGTCAGTTCAACCCCTATGTCAAGATATTTCCCAATCAACTCCCGGAACTCCCCCCAGCGCGGGAGTATCGTCAGGATGGCCGGATGACGGTGTTTTTTGGTGCTTTGAACCGAGAACGGGATTGGCAACCGTTGGTTGATAGAATAAATCGAGTCCTGAAACCCTTGGGCGATCGCGTCCAAGTGCAGGTGGTTCACGATCAAAAGTTCTTTCAGGCCCTGGAGACTCCCCATAAGCACTTTGAACCCACCTGTTCCTATCACCGCTACCATGAACTGCTGCGTCAGGCGGATCTAGCTCTGCTTCCCCTCAACTACACCGAGTTCAACTCCATGAAGTCGGATCTTAAGTTTATCGAATGTTCCGGCCAGGGGGTGGCGGTGTTGGCCAGTCCGACGGTTTACGCCGCCTCGGTGCAGGATGGACAAACTGGGGTAATATACGAAACCCTGGAGCAGTTTGAGGAGAGGTTCCGCCGTCTGGTGACGGATACCCCCTGGCGGCGACAACTGGCCCAAAACGCCTATGACTGGGTTCGCGATCACCGGTTGTTATCGCTCCATTATCGGGAACGAGTCACCTGGTATTGGGAGATGCGATCGCGCCTCCCGGAACTGAACGAAGCCTTACGTCAACGGGTTCCTGAGATTTTCCCCTAA
- the hppD gene encoding 4-hydroxyphenylpyruvate dioxygenase, protein MVQIDHVHFYVDQAQIWRDWFVHRLGFQCQSSRRTPDSEQEVLDNGQLRLHLSAPRRPNSPIAQFLQKHPPGVADIALRVQNLAEICAHPRVTVLTPPHPSSAGELTAQIAAWGSLRHTLIQGGEREARRFPRKGPVGGIDHSVLNVPYGDLQAAVEWYCDILGFTPQQQFTIATARSSLHSQVLVHPDSGVQLPINEPTSPNSQIQEFLDHNRGAGIQHIALSTPDILYWVPQLRQLGLSFLKVPGTYYDGLRRKPGFCLKEPEWRRLVEAEILVDWNDATYPALLLQTFTKPIFKEPTFFFELIERRSVNVQGELMTAQGFGEGNFQALFEAVEQQQLQRRKPQP, encoded by the coding sequence ATGGTACAGATTGACCACGTTCACTTCTACGTTGACCAGGCCCAAATTTGGCGTGACTGGTTTGTTCATCGACTGGGGTTTCAATGTCAATCGTCCCGAAGGACTCCTGACTCTGAACAGGAGGTTCTCGACAATGGTCAGCTCCGGCTCCATCTCTCGGCTCCCCGTCGCCCAAATAGCCCCATTGCCCAGTTTTTACAGAAACACCCCCCCGGGGTTGCTGACATCGCCTTAAGGGTGCAAAATCTCGCGGAAATCTGCGCTCATCCCAGGGTGACGGTATTAACCCCTCCCCACCCATCCTCAGCGGGAGAACTCACCGCTCAAATCGCCGCCTGGGGGTCCTTGCGACATACCCTCATTCAAGGAGGGGAGCGAGAGGCCCGGCGATTCCCCAGGAAGGGGCCCGTCGGGGGAATTGACCATAGTGTGCTTAATGTTCCCTACGGAGACCTGCAAGCCGCCGTAGAGTGGTACTGCGATATCTTAGGCTTTACCCCCCAACAGCAATTTACCATCGCCACCGCCCGCTCCTCTCTCCATTCCCAAGTCCTAGTCCATCCCGACAGCGGCGTTCAGCTTCCCATCAACGAACCCACCTCCCCCAACTCACAAATTCAGGAATTTCTAGACCACAATCGCGGGGCTGGGATTCAACATATCGCCCTCAGCACCCCAGATATCCTCTATTGGGTTCCCCAACTGCGACAGTTAGGGCTATCCTTTCTCAAGGTTCCTGGAACCTATTATGACGGCCTACGTCGGAAACCGGGGTTTTGTCTAAAAGAACCCGAATGGCGGCGACTGGTGGAGGCAGAAATTCTGGTTGATTGGAATGACGCCACCTATCCCGCCCTCCTCCTGCAAACCTTCACCAAACCCATTTTTAAAGAACCGACGTTTTTCTTTGAACTTATCGAACGCCGTTCTGTTAATGTTCAGGGAGAATTGATGACAGCTCAAGGCTTCGGTGAAGGAAATTTCCAAGCCCTTTTTGAAGCCGTCGAACAACAACAACTACAACGGAGGAAACCCCAACCCTAG
- a CDS encoding FAD-binding oxidoreductase produces MQRQLGAREIMGERVAELAEHWTGGTIVDWGDLGERQRHRLQEATTGETPEAVIYPQTVEALTEVMQIAHEWGVAVIPMGAGSKLHWGGVVQQAPWVISTRDLDRLVEHAVGDLTVTVEAGAKLRTVEEILAKSQQFLAIDPIYADDATIGGIVATGDMGSWRQRYNSIRDRLIGISFVRHDGQLVKAGGRVVKNVAGYDLMKLLTASYGTLGVISQLTFRLYPLPEASTTLVMTGGASEIEEAMLAIRRSSVVPTALDLLSPGLLRRLQLEGDLGLGIRVQNVAVSVEQQCDRLQELAQRLTLAVTPLEGEEEQGFWGNAQQALEQGTPQERLLLKWGVRPTAMISTLDRLEEILAQVQGNNAKERAIARFYAGSGLGHLSLPRSQATSSILGQLRRHCQANAGFLTILEAPQDLKRHIDPWGDLGTARIAMTRLKQTFDPQTRLSPGRFLA; encoded by the coding sequence GTGCAACGTCAGTTAGGAGCCAGGGAGATTATGGGTGAACGGGTTGCGGAATTGGCAGAACATTGGACAGGGGGGACAATTGTTGACTGGGGGGACTTGGGAGAGAGGCAACGCCATCGTCTTCAGGAGGCGACAACGGGGGAGACTCCCGAAGCGGTTATCTATCCCCAGACGGTTGAGGCGTTAACTGAGGTCATGCAGATTGCCCATGAGTGGGGAGTTGCGGTGATTCCCATGGGAGCGGGGTCTAAACTCCATTGGGGAGGAGTCGTGCAACAGGCTCCCTGGGTGATCTCCACCCGTGACCTCGATCGCCTTGTGGAACACGCCGTTGGGGATTTAACGGTGACGGTGGAAGCCGGGGCAAAATTGAGAACAGTTGAGGAAATTTTAGCGAAATCTCAGCAGTTTCTGGCGATCGACCCCATCTATGCCGATGATGCCACGATTGGCGGAATTGTGGCCACGGGGGACATGGGAAGTTGGCGACAACGCTATAACAGCATTCGCGATCGCCTCATCGGGATTTCTTTTGTCCGCCATGATGGACAATTGGTGAAGGCTGGGGGACGGGTGGTGAAAAATGTGGCGGGCTATGATTTGATGAAACTCCTCACCGCTTCCTATGGAACCCTGGGAGTCATCAGCCAGTTAACCTTCCGTCTCTACCCGCTTCCGGAAGCCTCCACAACTCTGGTGATGACGGGAGGGGCCTCGGAGATTGAGGAGGCGATGCTGGCGATTCGACGTTCCTCTGTGGTTCCCACGGCTCTGGATTTACTGTCTCCGGGCCTGCTCCGTCGGCTACAGCTAGAGGGAGACTTGGGGTTAGGGATTCGGGTGCAAAATGTGGCGGTGAGTGTGGAACAACAGTGCGATCGCCTCCAGGAGTTGGCCCAACGGCTAACCTTGGCTGTTACCCCCTTGGAGGGCGAAGAAGAACAGGGGTTTTGGGGAAATGCACAACAGGCCCTTGAACAAGGAACCCCCCAGGAGCGTCTCTTGCTCAAATGGGGGGTACGTCCAACAGCCATGATCTCTACCTTAGACCGTCTTGAGGAGATTTTGGCTCAGGTTCAGGGAAACAACGCCAAGGAGAGGGCGATCGCCCGCTTCTATGCTGGTAGCGGCCTGGGCCATCTCAGCCTTCCCCGTTCTCAAGCCACCAGCAGCATTCTCGGCCAACTGCGTCGCCATTGCCAAGCTAACGCTGGCTTTCTCACTATCTTAGAAGCCCCTCAAGACCTCAAACGTCACATTGACCCTTGGGGTGATCTCGGCACCGCCAGAATCGCCATGACACGGCTTAAACAGACGTTTGACCCCCAAACTCGCCTCAGTCCCGGTCGCTTCCTGGCCTAA